The Triticum aestivum cultivar Chinese Spring chromosome 7B, IWGSC CS RefSeq v2.1, whole genome shotgun sequence genome window below encodes:
- the LOC123160937 gene encoding synapsin-1 has protein sequence MPRARAPPCALVHKAQLPPPSQAPLSRILDARASQELEARSAAAGTPARKRPTTTMAPPHGAPIFSGTPPEASALAHQWRTPETLVNTELLSPANSATLSSSLLSRPTGSPEPAPSASGRRRQAELSSVRSGQLRPPPPQIGHISRPCKLPRRSSPPARAPVVRALRPASRRARDQKQ, from the exons ATGCCACGCGCCCGAGCGCCTCCTTGCGCCCTCGTCCACAAAGCGCAGCTTCCCCCTCCCTCCCAGGCGCCCCTCTCCCGCATCCTTGACGCGAGAGCCTCGCAGGAGCTTGAGGCCCGATCTGCAGCAGCAGGAACCCCCGCCCG GAAGAGACCCACCACAACAATGGCGCCGCCCCATGGAGCTCCGATCTTCAGCGGGACCCCGCCG GAAGCGTCAGCTCTCGCACACCAATGGCGCACGCCCGAGACATTGGTGAACACGGAGCTTCTTTCTCCTGCAAACTCGGCGACCCTCTCCTCCAGCCTCCTCTCGCGCCCGACGGGGTCTCCCGAGCCAGCCCCatccgcctccggccgccgccggcaAGCAGAGCTATCGTCCGTGCGCTCCGGCCAGCTCAGACCGCCGCCTCCTCAGATTGGCCACATCAGCCGCCCCTGTAAACTTCCACGTCGGTCTTCACCTCCTGCACGAGCCCCCGTCGTCCGTGCGCTCCGGCCAGCTTCCCGTCGCGCCCGAGACCAGAAGCAGTAA